AGGACAAATTGGTCGCATTGATACCGGAATTCAACCTTATCGAGGATAAAAAGCTCAGGGAGAAGGTGCTTGCCGTATGGGAGCGGGCGATAAAGCTTGGTGGTTGGAAGGTGGAAGATCTATCCCGGATGCCCTTTACCCTCCTCATCGAGAGCTCCCCGATAACGATGGTCGAGCACATCCGGGGGGTGGTTCAGGTGGCTTATAAGGCGGAGCAGGCGCTTCGTGAGGTTTACGGAGATAAGATAAAGATAAATCACGATCACCTTATCGCCGGTGCCCTCCTTCACGATGTGGGAAAGATGCTCGAGTTCGCTGAAGAAAATGGCAATTTCAAGAAGAGCTATTATGGTAGGCTTCTCCGTCATCCCTTTTCTGGGGTTGCTCTTTGTTATGAGGAAGGGATTCCTCCCGAGGTACTCCATATAATTGCGGTTCACTCAAAGGAAGGGGAAGGGGCGAAGAGGACGACCGAGGCGATCATCCTCCACCATGCCGATTTCATAAACTTCGAGTGGCTAAAGTAGCAGGGGGTGTTTTCTATGGGGATGACCTTTGCCGAGAAGATATTGGCGAAAAAGTCGGGAAAGGACAGGGTTGTACCCGGGGAGATCGTAACCGTCTCTCCGGACATCGTTATGTCCCACGATAATTCCGCTGCCATCTCCAAGACCTTCGCCAAGATCGGGGTGGAGAAGGTAGCCCATCCGGATAGGATCGTCATCATATTGGATCATTGTGTTCCCCCGGCCAACTCCACCTATGCCACCAATCACAAGGTAATCCGTGAGTTCGTTAATAAGCAGGGGATTGAGAACTTCTACGACATAAACACCGGGATCTGTCATCAGGTACTTCCCGAGAAGGGGTTCGCCCTGCCAGGGAGACTCATCCTGGGAAGCGATTCCCACACTACCACTTACGGCGCCTTTGCCGCCTTTGCCGCTGGGATCGGAAGGAGTGAGGCGGCAGCTATCTGGGCGAGCGGGGAGATATGGCTTCGGGTTCCCGAGACGATAAAGATCGAGATCAGAGGGAAACTTCCCCTTCTTGTCTCGCCGAAGGATATCATCCTCCACATCATTGGTGATTTAAGGGCGGATGGTGCTTTGTACAAGGCGGTTGAGTACACCGGAGAGGTGGTCTCCGCTATGAGCATTGGCGGAAGGATGACCCTGTGCAATATGGCGGTGGAGATGGGGGCGAAGATCGGTTATGTACCCCCGGATGAGAAGACGGAGAGGTGGCTCTCCTCGAGGACAAAAGAGCGGTATGAACCGGTTTATTCCGATCCCGATGCGGATTTCGAGCAGGTGCTCACCTATGACATCTCCGATCTTCCCCCTCAGGTAGCCTGCCCTCATACGGTGGATAATGTTAAGCCGGTTTCTGAGGTCGCTGGGAGGCGGATAGATCAGGCATTGATCGGCACCTGCACCAACGGGAGGCTTGAGGACCTCGAGGAGGCGGTGAAGGTTCTTAGGGGAAGGAGGGTTTCCTCTAAGGTGAGGCTCCTTGTTTTTCCTGCCTCATGGGAGGTTTACCGGGATGCTCTTAAGGCGGGTATAATTGAGGAACTCATAGATTGTGGGGCGGTGGTGATGAATCCGGGATGTGGTCCCTGTCTTGGTGCCCACGAGGGGGTACTTGCTCCAGGCGAAGTCTGCATCTCCACTGCCAACCGCAATTTCAAGGGGAGGATGGGTTGTCCTGATGCCGAGATCTACCTCGCCAGCCCTGCCACCGTTGCTGCCTCGGCGATAACCGGGGTGATCACCGATCCGAGAGAGCTCCTTTAAGGAGGATGAGATGGCGATAAGAGGAAGGGTATGGAAGTATGGAGACGATGTGAACACCGATGTCATCTTCCCCGGGAAGTATACCTACACCGTAACCGATCCCGAGGAGATGGCAGCCCATGCCCTTGAGGACCTCGACCCGAGGTTTGCCAAGGAGGTCAAACCAGGTGATGTAATCGTTGGGGGAAAGAATTTTGGCTGTGGCTCATCGCGGGAGCAAGCAGCATTTTGCCTGAAATATGCTGGATTAGGTGCAGTGATCGCTATCTCTTTTTCCCGCATCTTCTTCCGTAATGCGATAAATGCGGGGCTTCCCGCCATCACCTGTTCCGAAGTGGTCTCTGCGGTCGAGGATGGAGATGAGATCGAGGTGGATTTCGAAGTTGGGGTTATAAGAACCAAGGGGGAGGAGTTTTCTTTCCCTCCGCTCCCCCCTGAGGTGCTTGGCATAATGAAGGAGGGAGGACTAATCCCATACTTAAGGAAGAAGCTTGGTTTAGAAAAGAAAGGAGAGTAGGATGGCGAAGTACCGGATCGCATGGCTTCCCGGAGACGGTATCGGTAAGGATGTCCTCGATGCGGTAAGGATCGTCCTCGATGCCTTGAAATTCGATGCCGAATACATTGAAGGGGATATCGGTTGGGAATTCTGGAAGCACGAGGGGAACCCGCTTCCTGATCGGACGATAAAAATGCTTAAGACAACCGATGCCTGTATGTTTGGGGCGATAACCTCAAAGCCTAAGGAAGAAGCGGCAAAGGAGCTCGATCCCGAGCTTAAGGGAAAGGGGTATGTCTATTTCAGTCCCATCGTGAGGTTGAGGCAAGAATTTAACCTTCATACCAACATCCGTCCCTGCAAGGCATATCCGGGGAATCCTCTGAACTATCGGGATGATATCGATCTCGTGGTCTTCAGGGAGAACACCGAGGGTCTTTATTCGGGGATCGAGTTTCACCCACTTCCTTCCGAGGTGATGGAGGTATTCCTCAAGTATTCGGAGAAGGCTAAAAGGTTCAAGGATGTGCCCCTTGATGATATCGCGGTCTCGGTGAGAGTTTATACGAGGAAGGCTTGTCGGAACATCGTGCGTCAGGCGTTCGAGTATGCGAAGAGGCACAATCGTCCATCGGTTACCGTGGTGGAGAAGCCCAATGTGCTCAGGGAGACTGGGGGGCTGTTGGTCCGTGA
The sequence above is a segment of the Acidobacteriota bacterium genome. Coding sequences within it:
- a CDS encoding isocitrate/isopropylmalate dehydrogenase family protein, with the translated sequence MAKYRIAWLPGDGIGKDVLDAVRIVLDALKFDAEYIEGDIGWEFWKHEGNPLPDRTIKMLKTTDACMFGAITSKPKEEAAKELDPELKGKGYVYFSPIVRLRQEFNLHTNIRPCKAYPGNPLNYRDDIDLVVFRENTEGLYSGIEFHPLPSEVMEVFLKYSEKAKRFKDVPLDDIAVSVRVYTRKACRNIVRQAFEYAKRHNRPSVTVVEKPNVLRETGGLLVREAREIAKEYPDVELQEANIDAMCMWLIKNPERYSVLVAGNMFGDIISDLSAQLVGGLGFACSGNIGDDYGVFEPTHGSAPKYAGKYKVNPIAAILSAKLMLEYLGEEELADRLEGGVAEVIREGRVRTYDMGGDASTLDMARAIAEKIER
- a CDS encoding HD domain-containing protein, with amino-acid sequence MQDKLVALIPEFNLIEDKKLREKVLAVWERAIKLGGWKVEDLSRMPFTLLIESSPITMVEHIRGVVQVAYKAEQALREVYGDKIKINHDHLIAGALLHDVGKMLEFAEENGNFKKSYYGRLLRHPFSGVALCYEEGIPPEVLHIIAVHSKEGEGAKRTTEAIILHHADFINFEWLK
- a CDS encoding 3-isopropylmalate dehydratase small subunit, with the translated sequence MAIRGRVWKYGDDVNTDVIFPGKYTYTVTDPEEMAAHALEDLDPRFAKEVKPGDVIVGGKNFGCGSSREQAAFCLKYAGLGAVIAISFSRIFFRNAINAGLPAITCSEVVSAVEDGDEIEVDFEVGVIRTKGEEFSFPPLPPEVLGIMKEGGLIPYLRKKLGLEKKGE
- a CDS encoding 3-isopropylmalate dehydratase large subunit — its product is MGMTFAEKILAKKSGKDRVVPGEIVTVSPDIVMSHDNSAAISKTFAKIGVEKVAHPDRIVIILDHCVPPANSTYATNHKVIREFVNKQGIENFYDINTGICHQVLPEKGFALPGRLILGSDSHTTTYGAFAAFAAGIGRSEAAAIWASGEIWLRVPETIKIEIRGKLPLLVSPKDIILHIIGDLRADGALYKAVEYTGEVVSAMSIGGRMTLCNMAVEMGAKIGYVPPDEKTERWLSSRTKERYEPVYSDPDADFEQVLTYDISDLPPQVACPHTVDNVKPVSEVAGRRIDQALIGTCTNGRLEDLEEAVKVLRGRRVSSKVRLLVFPASWEVYRDALKAGIIEELIDCGAVVMNPGCGPCLGAHEGVLAPGEVCISTANRNFKGRMGCPDAEIYLASPATVAASAITGVITDPRELL